Proteins encoded within one genomic window of Streptomyces taklimakanensis:
- the pstC gene encoding phosphate ABC transporter permease subunit PstC: MDIAPTASATPTKSPPGGPAEKPGGSANRPGDRIFLGLSKGSGITLLVIMAAIAVFLTWRTLVALAENEGNFLTTFEWNANADPPVFGIAVLAYGTIVSSIIAMVLAVPVAVGIALFISHYAPRRLAASLGYVVDLLAAVPSIIYGLWGALFLVPHLTGLYEWLDQFFGWTGIFSYDSGAPRSLFTVGILLAIMILPIVSNVSREVFKQSPKMQEEAALALGATRWEVIKMAVLPFGRSGVISASMLGLGRALGETMAVATVLSPNFLINASLLNHGGGTFAQNIAAGFKEAGDIGRDALIASGLVLFVITLLVNGAARLIIARRKEYSGANA; encoded by the coding sequence ATGGACATAGCACCCACCGCATCAGCCACTCCGACGAAATCACCACCGGGGGGACCGGCGGAGAAGCCCGGGGGGTCGGCCAACCGACCGGGAGACCGGATCTTCCTCGGCCTCTCCAAGGGGTCGGGCATCACGCTGCTGGTGATCATGGCCGCCATCGCGGTCTTCCTCACCTGGCGCACCCTGGTCGCCCTCGCCGAGAACGAGGGCAACTTCCTCACCACCTTCGAGTGGAACGCCAACGCCGACCCGCCGGTCTTCGGCATCGCGGTCCTGGCCTACGGCACGATCGTCAGCTCGATCATCGCGATGGTCCTCGCGGTCCCCGTGGCCGTCGGCATCGCCCTGTTCATCTCCCACTACGCGCCGCGCAGACTCGCCGCCTCGCTGGGGTACGTCGTCGACCTGCTCGCCGCGGTCCCCAGCATCATCTACGGCCTGTGGGGCGCCCTCTTCCTGGTGCCGCACCTGACCGGCCTGTACGAGTGGCTCGACCAGTTCTTCGGTTGGACGGGGATCTTCTCCTACGACAGCGGCGCCCCGCGCTCGCTGTTCACCGTCGGCATCCTGCTGGCGATCATGATTCTGCCGATCGTCTCCAACGTCAGCCGCGAGGTCTTCAAGCAGTCCCCCAAGATGCAGGAGGAGGCCGCGCTCGCGCTCGGCGCCACCCGCTGGGAGGTCATCAAGATGGCCGTCCTGCCGTTCGGTCGATCCGGCGTGATCAGCGCCTCGATGCTCGGACTGGGTCGCGCGCTCGGCGAGACGATGGCGGTCGCCACCGTTCTCTCCCCGAACTTCCTGATCAACGCCAGCCTGCTCAATCACGGCGGCGGCACCTTCGCGCAGAACATCGCCGCGGGCTTCAAGGAGGCCGGCGACATCGGACGGGACGCCCTGATCGCCTCCGGTCTCGTCCTGTTCGTCATCACCCTGCTGGTCAATGGCGCGGCTCGACTGATCATCGCCCGCCGCAAGGAGTACTCGGGGGCGAACGCCTGA
- the pstS gene encoding phosphate ABC transporter substrate-binding protein PstS: MKLQPTNRLRAIAVGAAVVSGALVLTACGSDDNTGGSNGESSPKAASNIACDGEGNLLASGSSAQKNAMDIWVKNYQAACEGVEINYKPTGSGAGIQEFLQGKTGFAGSDSALKEDEVEQSKQVCEGGQGINLPMVGGPVAVGYNLSGVDDLTLDAETIAKIFDSKITKWDDPAIKKLNPDADLPSTKIQAFHRSDESGTTDNFTEYLHAAAPDAWKYEPAKAWAGEGGQSADGSSGVATNVKNNDGAIGYFELSYATGNGIPTVKLDTGAPEPVEATVENATKAIAAGKVVGEGNDLAMELDYATKAEGAYPIVLVTYEIVCDKGNNKESLGLTKSFLTYTASEEGQSALADAGYAPIPDEIIAKVRTTIDSLS, translated from the coding sequence GTGAAGCTTCAGCCCACCAACCGGCTTCGAGCGATCGCCGTCGGCGCCGCCGTGGTGTCCGGCGCCCTGGTCCTGACCGCCTGCGGCTCGGACGACAACACCGGGGGCAGCAACGGGGAGAGCAGCCCCAAGGCCGCGAGCAACATCGCGTGCGACGGCGAGGGCAACCTCCTCGCCTCCGGCTCCAGCGCCCAGAAGAACGCGATGGACATCTGGGTCAAGAACTACCAGGCCGCCTGTGAGGGCGTCGAGATCAACTACAAGCCCACCGGCTCCGGCGCGGGCATCCAGGAGTTCCTCCAGGGCAAGACCGGCTTCGCCGGCTCCGACTCCGCCCTGAAGGAGGACGAGGTCGAGCAGTCCAAGCAGGTCTGCGAGGGCGGCCAGGGCATCAACCTGCCGATGGTCGGCGGCCCGGTGGCCGTCGGCTACAACCTCTCCGGCGTGGACGACCTCACCCTGGACGCCGAGACCATCGCCAAGATCTTCGACTCGAAGATCACCAAGTGGGACGACCCGGCGATCAAGAAGCTGAACCCGGACGCCGATCTGCCGTCCACCAAGATCCAGGCCTTCCACCGCTCGGACGAGTCCGGCACCACCGACAACTTCACCGAGTACCTGCACGCCGCCGCGCCCGACGCCTGGAAGTACGAGCCCGCCAAGGCCTGGGCCGGCGAGGGCGGCCAGTCGGCCGACGGCTCCTCCGGTGTGGCCACCAACGTCAAGAACAACGACGGCGCCATCGGTTACTTCGAGCTCTCCTACGCCACCGGCAACGGCATCCCGACGGTGAAGCTGGACACCGGCGCCCCCGAGCCCGTCGAGGCCACCGTCGAGAACGCCACCAAGGCCATCGCCGCGGGCAAGGTCGTCGGCGAGGGCAACGACCTGGCCATGGAGCTGGACTACGCCACCAAGGCCGAGGGCGCCTACCCGATCGTCCTGGTCACCTACGAGATCGTCTGCGACAAGGGCAACAACAAGGAGTCCCTGGGCCTGACCAAGTCCTTCCTGACCTACACGGCCAGCGAGGAAGGCCAGAGCGCTCTCGCCGACGCGGGCTACGCCCCGATCCCCGACGAGATCATCGCCAAGGTCCGCACCACCATCGACTCCCTCTCCTGA